TTTCTCCTTCTGGAAATGGAAGCGTGAAAAGTTCGGATTGGATTTGCTTTAAGAGGAACAAAGCCCCGCGCTCATCGGGCAATTCTTCTAGCTGTGACTGCCAGCTTTTAGGAAACCAAACCGGCACTCCAAAGTTATCTGGATCGTATTGGGATGCGACTGGAGCCTGACACTTTTCTCCCTCCTGAATCAATTGATCGATAATCTTAGTTCTCAGATGCGGCTGATCACAAACTGAAATCAACACGCCTCCCCAATCTGAGATCTCTTTATCGATGCATTTGACTCCAGCCTTGATAGAACTGCCCATGCCCTTTTGCCATTGATCGTTCTGTATGATGTGCAATTGGTCTTTCCATTGATCCAGCATTTGATCATGTTCTCCTGCATTGGAGCCTAACACTACTACTATATCATCGGCCAGACTATCCATAGCCACCTGTACGGTATGTTGTAGTAAGTTGGCCTCATCCGAAAGAGGCAACATCTGCTTGGGTTGACCCAGGCGTGAAGAATTACCAGCAGCTAATATCAGTATTACCTGCTTAGGCATTTTTCGCGGGACGTACAGATTTGTGGATATACACCTGTTTGAACACCTCTCCTGATTTGGGATCTTTGTGATGGATCGGGCCTGTTTTATATTTCAGGAATCCAGAAGATCTACCGCTGAACTTGGCCTTGATCTCGGCCAGGATAGACAAGGCGATTTCTTCCGGGGTGTCCGCTCCTATGTCTATACCGATGGGATAGTGCACACGATGCGTTGTATCTTCATTCCACTCCACTCCTTTCTCTATCAGCTCAGCTTTGATCTTGTCTCCCTTCTTTTTCGGACCCAAAAGACCAATGTAGCGTATATCTGTATCCAGTAGTTGCTGCATGACTTCCATATCGTAGTAGTAATTGTGAGAGATCAATACTGCTGCCGAATAAGGCTTGGGTGCGGCATGATCGCT
This is a stretch of genomic DNA from Reichenbachiella ulvae. It encodes these proteins:
- a CDS encoding nucleotidyltransferase family protein; translation: MPKQVILILAAGNSSRLGQPKQMLPLSDEANLLQHTVQVAMDSLADDIVVVLGSNAGEHDQMLDQWKDQLHIIQNDQWQKGMGSSIKAGVKCIDKEISDWGGVLISVCDQPHLRTKIIDQLIQEGEKCQAPVASQYDPDNFGVPVWFPKSWQSQLEELPDERGALFLLKQIQSELFTLPFPEGETDIDTLDDWKEYLATNR